The following proteins are encoded in a genomic region of Alphaproteobacteria bacterium:
- a CDS encoding Mrp/NBP35 family ATP-binding protein, producing MSDVTQEALLKALSAIKDPEKGADLVSLGMISGVAIKDGHVAFAIEIDPARAKSMESVRQEAEKAVHALPGVLTVQAVLTGERKKGNGQGQGGHGHGHGHGHGHGHAAEAEKPLVPHVKSIIAVASGKGGVGKSTTTVNLALALAGMGLKVGVFDADIYGPSMPRMLGIDKQPDMSEDGQSILPLHNHGVACMSMGFLVPEDAPVIWRGPMVMGALEQMLRDVEWGALDVMLIDMPPGTGDTQLTISQKVPLTGAVIVSTPQDIALLDARRGLNMFRKVEVPVLGLIENMSYYHCPKCGHEAHIFGHGGAKSEAARLGCDFLGEVPLDIEIRETSDGGQPIVASKPESPHAEAYRAIAKKVWDKVLLIQSGKTARHAPKIVVE from the coding sequence ATGTCCGACGTGACCCAGGAAGCTCTTTTGAAGGCGCTGTCTGCGATTAAGGACCCCGAGAAAGGCGCCGATCTGGTCAGCCTGGGCATGATTTCAGGCGTCGCCATCAAGGATGGCCATGTCGCCTTCGCCATCGAAATCGACCCCGCCAGGGCAAAATCCATGGAATCCGTGCGCCAGGAGGCCGAAAAGGCCGTCCACGCGCTTCCGGGCGTCCTGACCGTTCAGGCTGTGTTGACCGGCGAGCGCAAGAAGGGCAACGGCCAGGGACAGGGCGGCCATGGGCATGGGCATGGGCATGGGCATGGGCACGGCCACGCCGCCGAGGCCGAGAAGCCCTTGGTTCCTCATGTGAAATCCATCATCGCCGTGGCTTCGGGCAAGGGCGGCGTCGGCAAATCGACCACCACGGTCAATCTGGCGTTGGCGCTGGCTGGCATGGGCTTGAAGGTGGGCGTGTTCGACGCCGACATTTATGGCCCCTCGATGCCGCGCATGCTGGGAATCGACAAGCAGCCCGACATGTCGGAAGACGGCCAGTCGATCCTGCCCCTGCACAATCATGGCGTGGCCTGCATGTCGATGGGCTTCCTGGTGCCCGAAGACGCGCCGGTCATCTGGCGCGGCCCCATGGTGATGGGCGCCCTGGAGCAAATGCTGCGCGACGTCGAATGGGGCGCGTTGGACGTCATGCTGATCGATATGCCGCCCGGCACCGGCGACACGCAATTGACCATCAGCCAGAAGGTGCCGCTGACCGGCGCCGTCATCGTTTCGACGCCCCAAGACATCGCCCTGCTGGATGCCCGCCGAGGCCTGAACATGTTCCGCAAGGTCGAAGTGCCGGTTTTGGGCCTGATCGAGAATATGAGCTACTACCACTGCCCGAAATGCGGACACGAGGCGCATATCTTCGGCCATGGCGGCGCCAAGTCGGAAGCCGCCCGCCTGGGCTGCGACTTCCTGGGCGAAGTGCCGCTGGATATCGAAATCCGCGAAACCTCGGACGGCGGCCAGCCCATCGTGGCCTCGAAGCCCGAAAGCCCGCACGCCGAAGCCTATCGCGCCATCGCCAAGAAAGTGTGGGACAAGGTGCTCTTGATCCAAAGCGGCAAGACGGCCCGCCACGCCCCTAAAATCGTGGTGGAGTGA
- the hflK gene encoding FtsH protease activity modulator HflK produces MALNSGGGGPWGGGSGGSGGGSGGGGGPWGSGGGGNNGGWGGNPWGRGNGPGGQMPDLDDLIRKGRDRFNGLFSNGFKGIGVLAAILVAGWLATGLYRVQPDEQGVVVVFGQWTDTTQPGLHYNWPSPIGKVYKPKVTRSNRVEVGFRSTAERSNKSTSVNSNVNEESLMLTGDENIVDIDFIVLWKIKDAGQFLFKIRDPQGTVKVAAESAMREVISQTPIQMALTEGRRQVEQQTRGLLQDMLDSYESGIEVMEVQMQKSDPPAQVVDAFNDVQRAKADRERLSNEAEAYRNDIIPKARGDAEKLLQESQAYKEQVVNIAQGEASRFLSVYNAYVKAPNVTSQRIYYENIEQILHGTNKLIIDPSAAKSGVLPYLPLNELKAKPEGAQGGKP; encoded by the coding sequence ATGGCATTGAATTCCGGCGGCGGCGGTCCTTGGGGCGGCGGAAGTGGCGGTAGCGGCGGCGGAAGCGGCGGCGGCGGCGGTCCCTGGGGCAGCGGCGGCGGCGGCAATAATGGCGGTTGGGGTGGCAATCCTTGGGGACGCGGCAACGGCCCCGGCGGCCAGATGCCAGATCTTGACGATCTGATCAGAAAGGGCCGCGACCGTTTCAATGGCCTGTTCTCCAATGGATTCAAGGGGATTGGCGTTCTGGCGGCCATTCTGGTGGCTGGCTGGCTGGCCACCGGCCTTTACCGCGTACAGCCCGATGAGCAGGGCGTCGTGGTCGTCTTCGGCCAATGGACCGACACGACCCAACCCGGCCTGCATTACAATTGGCCCTCGCCGATCGGCAAGGTTTACAAGCCCAAGGTGACGCGTTCGAACCGGGTCGAGGTGGGTTTCCGCTCGACGGCGGAGCGAAGCAACAAAAGCACCAGCGTCAACAGCAACGTCAATGAAGAAAGCCTGATGCTGACCGGCGACGAAAACATCGTCGACATCGATTTCATCGTGCTGTGGAAGATCAAGGATGCCGGACAGTTCCTGTTCAAGATCCGCGATCCGCAGGGCACCGTGAAGGTGGCCGCCGAAAGCGCCATGCGCGAAGTGATCAGCCAGACCCCCATCCAGATGGCCTTGACCGAGGGACGGCGCCAGGTTGAGCAACAGACGCGCGGCCTGCTGCAAGACATGCTGGATTCGTACGAGTCGGGCATCGAGGTCATGGAAGTGCAGATGCAGAAGTCGGACCCGCCCGCCCAGGTGGTGGACGCCTTCAACGACGTGCAGCGCGCCAAGGCCGACCGCGAGCGCTTGAGCAACGAGGCCGAGGCTTACCGCAACGACATCATCCCCAAGGCTCGAGGCGACGCTGAGAAACTGCTGCAAGAATCGCAGGCCTACAAGGAGCAGGTCGTCAATATCGCCCAAGGCGAGGCCAGCCGCTTCCTGTCGGTCTACAACGCCTATGTCAAGGCGCCCAACGTCACGTCGCAGCGCATCTACTACGAAAACATCGAGCAGATTTTGCATGGAACCAACAAATTGATCATCGATCCAAGCGCCGCCAAATCGGGCGTGCTGCCCTATCTGCCCTTGAACGAGTTGAAGGCCAAACCCGAAGGCGCCCAGGGAGGCAAGCCATGA
- a CDS encoding DUF4212 domain-containing protein, with the protein MSEFTPEKAKAHWAKTSGLMWTMLAIWFFFSFVVHMFAPSLNAIKILSFPLGFYMAAQGSLIAFVVAIFWYAKRQDAIDEEFGVAED; encoded by the coding sequence ATGTCGGAATTTACTCCCGAAAAGGCCAAGGCCCATTGGGCCAAGACGTCGGGGCTAATGTGGACGATGCTGGCAATTTGGTTTTTCTTCAGCTTCGTGGTTCACATGTTTGCCCCCAGCCTGAACGCAATCAAGATCCTCAGCTTCCCCTTGGGCTTCTATATGGCCGCCCAGGGTTCGCTGATCGCCTTCGTTGTGGCAATTTTCTGGTACGCCAAGCGCCAGGACGCCATTGACGAAGAATTCGGCGTCGCCGAAGACTGA
- a CDS encoding cation acetate symporter, translated as MAAKSNSFIDNLGKIYAYYTGGFVAFTIILAILEQMGVPNAIIGYAFVFLTVAVYALIGVLSRTAEVSEYYVAGRVVPAFYNGMATGADWMSAASFIGMAGTLYVMGYDGLAFVLGWTGGYVLVAILLAPYLRKFGQYTVPDFLGARFGGNLARSIGVIVLITASFAYVVAQIFGVGIIASRFLGISFEFAVFVGLAGILVCSMLGGMRAVTWTQVAQYIILITAYLIPVVWMSVKVTGVPIPELMYGQALEIIATKEQELGILKGHAMAFVNAKGEYDFTSAMNFFTLILCLMIGTASLPHILMRYFTTPSVKAARQSVGWSLFFIFLLYFTAPSYAAFAKLEVYQNVVGLSMESLPAWIANWGKVGLVGACDAANAAELFSICKGVAGNADGILQLAEFKIHPDAIVLATPEIAGLPYVVSGLVAAGGLAAALSTADGLLLAIANALSHDVYYRMIDPKADTKKRLIVSRVLLIGVAIVAAYVAAQKPSTILAMVAWAFSIAASGLFPALVMGIWWKRTSNIGAVAGMVVGFGVCLYYLIMTQFYGMPLWFGIKNISCGMFGIPAAFIVTFVVSLVTPAPSKEMQDFIDSIRVPKGDVRLADASADIDH; from the coding sequence ATGGCTGCTAAAAGCAACAGTTTCATCGATAATCTGGGTAAGATCTACGCCTATTACACCGGCGGGTTCGTTGCCTTCACCATCATCCTGGCCATCCTGGAACAAATGGGTGTGCCCAACGCCATCATCGGCTACGCCTTCGTCTTTCTGACGGTGGCCGTCTACGCGCTGATCGGCGTGCTCTCGCGCACGGCGGAAGTGTCGGAATATTACGTGGCAGGCCGAGTCGTGCCCGCCTTCTACAACGGCATGGCGACCGGCGCCGACTGGATGAGCGCCGCCTCGTTCATCGGCATGGCGGGCACTTTGTACGTGATGGGCTATGACGGCTTGGCCTTCGTGCTGGGTTGGACTGGCGGTTACGTGCTGGTGGCCATTCTGCTGGCTCCGTATCTGCGCAAGTTCGGCCAATACACGGTTCCCGACTTCCTGGGCGCCCGCTTTGGCGGCAACTTGGCCCGTTCGATCGGCGTGATCGTGCTGATCACCGCTTCCTTCGCTTACGTCGTGGCGCAGATTTTCGGCGTCGGCATCATCGCATCGCGCTTCTTGGGCATTTCGTTCGAGTTCGCGGTGTTCGTTGGTCTGGCCGGCATTCTGGTCTGCTCGATGCTGGGCGGCATGCGCGCCGTCACTTGGACCCAGGTGGCTCAGTACATCATTCTCATCACCGCCTACCTGATCCCCGTGGTCTGGATGTCGGTGAAGGTGACGGGCGTTCCCATCCCCGAGCTGATGTATGGTCAGGCGTTGGAAATCATCGCCACCAAGGAGCAGGAACTGGGAATCTTAAAGGGTCATGCCATGGCGTTTGTGAACGCCAAGGGTGAATACGACTTCACCTCGGCCATGAACTTCTTCACCCTGATCCTCTGCTTGATGATCGGCACCGCCTCTCTGCCTCACATTCTGATGCGCTACTTCACCACGCCTAGCGTGAAGGCCGCTCGTCAGTCGGTGGGTTGGAGCTTGTTCTTCATCTTCCTGCTTTACTTCACGGCGCCTTCCTATGCCGCGTTCGCCAAGCTGGAAGTGTACCAGAACGTGGTGGGCCTCAGCATGGAAAGCCTGCCCGCCTGGATTGCGAACTGGGGCAAGGTTGGTCTGGTCGGCGCCTGTGATGCCGCCAATGCCGCCGAGCTATTTTCGATCTGTAAGGGTGTGGCCGGCAATGCCGACGGCATCTTGCAGTTGGCCGAGTTCAAGATCCATCCGGACGCCATCGTGTTGGCGACCCCGGAAATCGCGGGCCTGCCCTATGTGGTTTCGGGCCTGGTGGCCGCCGGTGGTCTTGCCGCCGCGCTCTCCACCGCCGATGGATTGTTGCTGGCGATCGCCAATGCGCTCAGCCACGACGTCTATTACCGCATGATCGACCCCAAGGCCGATACGAAGAAGCGTTTGATCGTCAGCCGCGTGCTGCTGATCGGCGTGGCCATCGTGGCGGCCTATGTGGCGGCTCAGAAGCCTTCGACCATCCTGGCGATGGTTGCCTGGGCCTTCTCGATCGCCGCATCGGGCTTGTTCCCGGCGCTGGTCATGGGCATTTGGTGGAAACGCACCAGCAATATCGGTGCGGTTGCGGGCATGGTCGTCGGTTTCGGCGTGTGCCTGTACTACCTGATCATGACCCAGTTCTATGGCATGCCGCTGTGGTTCGGCATCAAGAACATCTCTTGCGGCATGTTCGGCATCCCTGCGGCGTTCATTGTGACGTTCGTGGTGAGCCTGGTGACGCCTGCTCCTTCCAAGGAAATGCAGGACTTCATCGACAGCATCCGCGTTCCCAAGGGCGATGTCCGTCTGGCCGATGCCAGCGCGGATATCGACCACTAA
- the hflC gene encoding protease modulator HflC translates to MNRTLGIAGAAFIVLGILAWDSLFIIAQQEQAIIRQLGAPKRLIQEPGLKMKLPFFQDVVIYDKRLLDMDPPAEQVILSDQKRLDVDTYTRYRISDPLKFFQSLGTEEAARSQLRQIVSSALRGVLGNITMSSLLSAERLKIMNEIQQQTNTNAERFGIQVVDVRIRRADLPEETSQAIYERMKSEREREARENRAQGSERAQQIRSRAERERTVILAESQKMAQITKGQGDAEANRIYAEAYGRDPQFFSFYRAMQSYRQAIGDKDTTLILSPDSDFFKYLMGPSGAGRAR, encoded by the coding sequence ATGAACCGCACCTTAGGAATCGCCGGCGCCGCCTTCATCGTTCTGGGCATTCTGGCCTGGGACTCGCTGTTCATCATCGCGCAGCAAGAACAGGCCATTATCCGCCAATTGGGCGCGCCCAAGCGCCTGATCCAGGAACCGGGCCTGAAGATGAAGCTGCCGTTCTTCCAGGACGTGGTCATCTATGACAAGCGCCTCTTGGATATGGACCCGCCCGCCGAGCAGGTGATCTTGTCCGACCAAAAGCGATTGGACGTCGACACCTACACCCGCTACCGCATCTCGGATCCCTTGAAGTTCTTCCAGTCGCTGGGCACCGAAGAGGCGGCGCGCTCGCAGCTTCGCCAGATCGTCAGTTCGGCGCTGCGCGGCGTGTTGGGCAACATCACCATGTCCAGCCTGCTGTCGGCCGAGCGTTTGAAGATCATGAACGAGATACAACAGCAGACCAACACCAACGCCGAGCGTTTCGGCATTCAGGTGGTGGATGTGCGCATCCGAAGGGCCGATCTGCCCGAAGAGACCAGCCAGGCCATCTACGAGCGCATGAAGTCGGAACGCGAACGCGAAGCCCGCGAGAACCGCGCCCAGGGTTCCGAACGCGCCCAACAGATTAGGTCCAGGGCAGAACGCGAACGCACGGTCATTCTGGCCGAAAGCCAGAAAATGGCCCAGATCACCAAGGGCCAGGGCGACGCGGAAGCCAACCGCATCTATGCCGAGGCCTATGGCCGCGATCCGCAATTCTTCTCATTCTACCGGGCCATGCAGTCTTATCGCCAAGCCATCGGCGACAAGGACACCACGCTGATCTTGTCGCCCGATAGCGACTTCTTCAAATATCTGATGGGCCCAAGCGGAGCGGGCCGGGCCAGATAA
- a CDS encoding CBS domain-containing protein has translation MKLDTSSLERIDSFPYRHKVAEVMTAPVITIEPKATLVEAARIMAERGISSIMVTGPEGTALGIVTERDVLRAVAQTGSIGMHQPLSAVMSSPVATVKEEALVFVALGRMDRLKIRHLCVVDRLGRPVGMVSARSLLKLRAGSALALGDEIASAPDSKALAAAHAKVPTLAKALLEEGVEPTGIANVVSTVLRDITARAAELAEQAMAEDGWGGPPVPGCLLILGSGGRGESLFKADQDNAIIYDGGPEADPWYGEISRRICDMLDEAGVPKCKGGVMCVNTQWRRSVDGWKAEIDRWMREAKGEDVLNIDIFIDFKPVYGSQNLADPLRAHLLERAGKPGPFLHLLAGSAAEMRPPLGLFGQIKTVEGRFDIKMSGLLLLVGAVRVLAVKHHIEAQSTRERLAALAKGGHMSDDEAAALSRLHDFMIGLQIRQQLADLNNGLELSNRVDPKIMSRAERSYLKDGFKRLNALAWVMQNALSTV, from the coding sequence ATGAAACTTGATACCTCGTCCTTGGAGCGCATCGACAGTTTCCCCTATCGGCATAAGGTTGCCGAGGTGATGACCGCCCCGGTGATCACCATCGAACCCAAGGCCACCCTGGTCGAAGCGGCGCGCATCATGGCCGAGCGCGGCATCAGCTCGATCATGGTCACCGGCCCCGAAGGGACCGCCCTGGGAATCGTCACCGAACGCGACGTGCTGCGCGCCGTGGCGCAAACGGGCAGCATCGGCATGCATCAGCCCCTAAGCGCCGTCATGAGTTCGCCGGTCGCCACCGTCAAGGAAGAAGCGCTGGTCTTCGTGGCCCTGGGGCGCATGGACCGTTTGAAGATTCGCCATCTGTGCGTCGTCGATCGACTGGGACGTCCGGTCGGCATGGTTTCGGCCCGCTCGCTTTTGAAATTGCGCGCCGGGTCGGCGCTGGCGCTGGGCGACGAGATCGCCAGCGCGCCCGACTCCAAGGCGCTGGCGGCGGCGCATGCCAAGGTTCCCACCCTTGCGAAAGCGCTGCTTGAAGAAGGCGTCGAGCCGACCGGCATCGCCAATGTGGTCAGCACCGTTCTGCGCGACATTACCGCGCGCGCCGCCGAATTGGCGGAGCAGGCCATGGCCGAAGACGGCTGGGGCGGCCCGCCGGTTCCCGGCTGCCTGCTGATTTTGGGGTCCGGCGGGCGCGGCGAATCCTTGTTCAAGGCGGATCAGGACAACGCCATCATCTATGACGGCGGTCCCGAAGCCGATCCCTGGTACGGCGAGATCAGCAGGCGCATCTGCGACATGCTGGACGAGGCGGGCGTGCCCAAATGCAAGGGCGGCGTGATGTGCGTGAACACGCAATGGCGGCGCTCGGTCGACGGCTGGAAGGCCGAAATCGACCGCTGGATGCGCGAAGCCAAGGGCGAGGACGTTCTGAATATCGATATCTTCATCGATTTCAAGCCGGTCTATGGCTCGCAAAATCTGGCCGACCCCTTGCGCGCCCATCTGCTGGAGCGGGCGGGGAAACCGGGTCCATTCTTGCATCTGCTGGCTGGCTCGGCCGCCGAAATGCGCCCGCCCCTGGGACTGTTCGGGCAAATCAAGACCGTCGAGGGGCGCTTCGACATCAAGATGTCGGGCCTGCTTTTGCTGGTGGGCGCCGTGCGCGTTCTGGCCGTCAAACACCACATCGAGGCCCAATCGACGCGCGAACGTTTGGCCGCTCTTGCCAAGGGCGGGCATATGAGCGACGACGAGGCGGCGGCGCTGTCGCGCCTGCACGACTTCATGATCGGCCTGCAAATTCGTCAGCAATTGGCAGATCTCAACAATGGCCTGGAACTTTCCAACCGGGTCGATCCCAAGATCATGAGCCGGGCCGAACGATCCTATCTGAAAGACGGTTTCAAGCGCCTGAATGCCTTGGCCTGGGTGATGCAGAACGCGCTGTCGACGGTTTGA